The following nucleotide sequence is from Vibrio sp. SCSIO 43136.
GATATCCCCTGGATACTGTTTTTCCAGCTCCAATATCAGTTTGAACACATCATGGTTTGGCTGAGTGTGAGCAAAATCTATCAATTGAGAGAGAGCGTTCGAGCGCCGATCAGGAGTTAGCTTTAGTAGCGCCGAGAAAAACGCAGCCAACCCATTGGAAGACATATCGCCTTCAAACTGAGTCACTATTGGCTGTAACTCTTCAATCGCAATCAAGTTGAAAAAATGCAAGATCTCGTCAAATGCTCGAAAACCATTGAGCGCATGGTACTCCGTCAGCGCAAACACCAGTTCTGGCTTATGGTTGGGATCATTGTAGTTAAGTGCCGCTTCATTTGGCTTAATTGCCTGCTGCTCTCGAAGGAATCCAGACTCTGCTTGATGTTTATTCGGGTGCACTTGAATCGATAGTGCGCTCTCCGCAGCCAATACCTTAAACAGGTAAGGTAACCCATCGAAGTGCTGATTGGCCTCTCCAAGCACACCGCTTGGGTCAGCTTGAATGAACTTAGCTAAAGAAAACTGCTCTCCCTGATAGGAAACTTTCGAGCAGCCATTGGGGTGAGCGCCCATCCACAACTCTGCTTGTGGCTCGCCCTTTGGGTTATCTAATCCAAATAGCGAGTTTAAAGATGTTTTACTACCCCATGGATAATTTTGGATGACATTATGCATCGCCAAAAATGGAGGACGATGCTCATCGAGTAATTGAAATTGAGTGCTTTGCATAGAAATATCCGGTCGTTAAAGGGCCCAGACCGCTACAGCCTGGGCTTAAAAGAATTCCGAGAGGAGTTAAGCGGCTGCCGCAGAAAGCTTGGCCTTACGAAGATTTTTCAAAGCAATACACACTAGAGCAGTAACCACAGCGCCTGTCGCCATGCAAAGTAGTGCTTGTAGTGGGCTATTCATGGCGCCAAGTAGAGCCACGACCGGGCCGCCGTGTGCGACGCTATTAGTGATACCAATAGAGAATGCCATCACCGCTGCCACCATTGAGCCCAGTACGTTAGCAGGGATCACTGACATTGGGTCTTGAGCGGCAAATGGGATAGCACCTTCAGAGATACCCACCAGACCCATTGCGCCCGCAGCCTTACCTGCTTCAATTTCAGATGACTCGAACAGCTCGAACTTACGTCCAAGCACTGTCGCTAATGCCATGCCTAGCGGTGCAACTGGGATAGCACATGCCATCGCACCCATGAACTGCGTCTGGCCACTAGCAATCATGCCAACCGAGAACAAGAAAGCGACTTTGTTAAATGGACCACCCATATCAAAGCCGGCCATGCCACCCAGCACGATACCCAGCAAGACAACATTACCTGTGCTCATTGAGGTCAATAGTGCAGTTAGACCGTCCATCAAGTTAGCAATCGGTGCACCGATAACAAAGATGAATGCACCTGCGATGAATAGGGAACCCGTGATTGGAGCAATCATGATCGGCACAAGTGGCTGAATAAACTTGTGGTAGTTAATCGAGGTAATCCACTTAACAAAGTAGCCCACCAGCAAACCTGCAACGATGGCACCGATAAACCCAGTACCAGCTTCTGCGCCATAGAACGAACCGTTGTTTGCAATCCAACCACCAATCAAACCAGGTGTAAGCGCAGGACGGTCGGCGATGGCATATGCGATATAGCCCGCCAGAATTGGGATCATCAGAGTAAAGGCAACCACACCAACATCTAGAATTTGGTTCCAAAGGCTACCAGGAGGGATCGCCATACCTGCTTCGGTCGGTTCACCACCTATCGCAAGAGCCAGTGCAATCAATAGGCCCCCAGTCACCACAAACGGGATCATATGAGATACCCCATTCATCAAATAGCGATACAGATCTGAGCGGGCTTGCGTCGCTTTGCTCGCCACCGACTGTTGTGGTTGAGAGTTGTCTGCCTGATAGGTTGGAGCGTCGAGTGCCTTAGTGATCAATCCCTGCGCATCTCGGATTGGTGCTTTTACATCCGATTGGATCAGGCGCTTACCCGCAAAGCGAGCCATGTCCACTTGCTTGTCACACGCCACGATAATCGCCTCGGCACTCTCAATTTGCTCGGCCGTTGGGCTATTCTTCACCCCAATTGAACCGTTGGTTTCGACAATCACCTCATAGCCAAGTGATTGTGCACCTTTCTCCAAAGCTTCTGCCGCAAGATAAGTATGAGCCACCCCTGCAGGGCAGCCGGTCACACCGATGATGAGCCCTTTATTTGCCACATTGGTTGGCTCTTGTTGCTGTGGTTTATCTAGCAATAGATCCAGCGCTTGTTTTGGTGATGACGCCTGCATAAAGGCCTCAACAAAACCATCTTCAATCAGCTTAGAAGAGAGCTCTGCCAACACCTCAATATGGTGATTATCGCCACCATCGGGTGAAGCAATCATGAAGAACAATTTGGAAGGCAAACCATCCTCAGCACCGTATTCAATGCCCGACTGTTTAACCCCAATCACAACCGCAGGCTCAATCACCGCCGAGCTTTTTGCATGGGGTATCGCAATACCATCCTCGAATCCGGTGTTGCCCTGCGCTTCTCGAGCCTGAATATCAGCTAAGAACTGCTGTTTATCGCTGATTTTTCTTTGGGCGAAAAGGACGTCGATAAGCTCATCAAAGACTTCATCTTTGGACGTAGCTTGTAAGTTGAGATGGATTAAACTCTCGTTAATTAGCTTGGTGATCATTGCGAACCCCTAATACTGCTGTTGATGTTTTACATACAGTTTGGAAGGGTTAGAGATTCGGTTGTAGTGTACTTTTGATGCATTATCTAGACATTTGTAACAGCAATATTGTTGCGTGACCCAGATCACCCAAAACACGCCCTAACAAGTTAAAAACCAAATAAAATCAATGATAAACATGATTTTCTATGAATTTTTGGCACTACATTAACTATAAATACGTATCAAATACTGGATTATTGTAACTCCATCAAGTAACTGTGACTTTGCTCAATAGCTTTACTGGAACCACTAGGGTTATAGTGAATTAAGTTTTCTAACTTCGGCACCCAACATGACCTTTGACGCATTGCTCTCATCGATTTTGAATGAAGGCGAGCCCTTAAAAAACATCTGGTTTGCGGGGGACTTTCACACGCCTCCAAAATTCAGTTACCAGGTAAATTTCCCGCGTCTGGAAATTGTGCTTGGGGGAGAGTATGTCAATGAAATGGAAGATCACGATCGCAAAGTGGTCACGCGCACTGCCACCATAGGTGATGCGTTATATATCCCACCGAACTGCTGGAATAAACCAGACTGGGACAACGAGGTTTCAGTCTTAAGCATTTTGTTTGGGCGCAAGCAAATGGGGCTGAGCTTAGTCAGTAAACACAAAGGAGAAACCCAGTTCTACGACATTCAGAAGCACAGTATTCAAACCCGCTCTGGCTTCGCTATCGACAATATCCTTGAAGCGCTAAATGCGCTAGCAAGGGAACCTCACAAGAAGCCGATGGATGAGTTGCTACTTAAAGCTCTGTTGGAGTACAGCAAAACCATGCTCGCTTCACCGCAAGAACACGCTCAAAATCGAGTCACTGACCTTTACCAAGGGATCTGTATCTACATTCAAGAGAACTTCCATCGCCCTATCTGTCGAGACAGTATTGCTGCGCGGTTCAATATCTCTTCTAACCACCTTTCCCGAATGTTTCGTCAGCAAGGTCACATGACACTCGCAGATTACATCACTTGGGTACGAGTCGAGAGAGCAAAGTTCATGCTCAAGAAATACAGTTTCAAACTGAGTGATGTGGCGCAGCGCTGCGGCTTTAGAGACGTTAATTACTTCTGCCGAGTATTCAAAAGCCGTACAGGCAAAACCCCCACCCAATATCGCACGGCGCACTAACTTCGGAAGGGTTTTCCCTCACGCCTCAAGCAGTCGTGTCATCGAATACATCAAAATCGCTTGAAGCTCGATACCGCTCCGAGTCAGTAGCAGCCGTTGCGCTAGGTCGCCTGTGAGCAAATTACGAGTGAGATTGGTGGCTGCCATCACTTGATCTCGAGTTGGGCTGGTGGGCATTACGATAGCGATAATTAAGTTCACCTCGCCCAAGCGGGAGTCCCAATCGATCGGGCTGTCACTGCTGATCACGGCAATGTTGATCTGATCGACATCATCAAACATCACATGGGGCAAAGCGATACCAGCTGTCACACAAGTGGATGAGCGCTCTTCCCTTTTGATCATCGCCAAAATCAGCTCATCGGGGTTGGTAGGATAAATAAGCTGTGCCACTGCTTTAAGCCCAGCAAATTTAGTCAATTGGGTTTGCGCTTTGGCATAAGACCACTGAGTGGCTATAGGGAGCTGCAAGGCAGGTACTCGCTGCGCCAATTGTGATGAAAACTCATAACTCACCTTGGAGCCAATTAAGGTGTGATGATCGGCGATAATATCTTTGAGCACAAAGCATGCAAGCTCAGCGTCTATGCCAACTGCGGTGATCTGACACAAGTCGCCATCAACCAAAGCCGCTTGCATGATGGCCAGTGAGTGGGAAAGACTGGCACGGCGATTTCTGGTCAGATTAAGAATCGAAAGATCGCTTTTGAACTTTCTGGCCAATTTACACAAGTGAGGAGAGAGCCGAGCATTCGCACTGGCGTCGGCGACAATAAAAGTTATCTGGTACTCAAACATCAGCGGCGGCAGTGTTTGATGAACACTTTATCAACGTCAAGCAGTACCTCTTCAATGGGTATCTGGACGCGTTCCATTCCTTCAAAGCGGCCTGACTGTTCAACTTCAATATCGGATACGATCAGCACTTTTTGCGCCTGTGCAATGTCCGTTGGAGACAGCTGGTCTTCAATGCCCATAGCACCTTGAGTCTCAACTTTTAGTTGCACATCATACTTCGGCGCTGTTTTTCGCAGTGCATCTGCAGCCATATAAGTATGAGCAATGCCTGTTGGGCATGCTGTCACAGCGACTATTTTCATCATTTATTCCAAAACATCTTTTGGGGCATTTTATCATAGCTACTGTGAGTAAAGCCTTATTGGCTCTGGGTTTTAAAAGACCAACTTCACACTTTGCCATCTGTGGTACATTAATCCAGTTACGGTTATTTTCCTCCTATACCCCCAAAGCACCTCGCACGTTAATCTGGCGTTGTGCGTTGAGAAGCAATGTAAAGAGCATATGGATATTACTCACCTAATTGAACCTCAAGTCATTTGTTTAGACCTACGAGCCACCACTAAGCAGGAAGTCTTTAACGAGCTCGTCGAGATGCTCGACAATGCGGGCAAGCTCGAAGATAAATCTTTGTTTATGGATGACTTGTGGCAACGAGAAGAAATTGCCAATACCGGGTTTGAAGACGGTATTGCAATACCGCACGCCAAGAGTCGAGCGGTCAAGACCCCGACAGTTGCCATCGGTATCAGCCAAGCGGGTATAGACTACGGCGCAGAAGATGGGGAACTGTCTAACCTGTTTTTTATGCTCGCCTCCCCTGCCGAAAACGATAAACAGCATATTGAAGTACTGGCACAGCTTTCCACCAAGCTTATCGACCCAAGCTTTATAGTGCGCCTGCGCCAAGCGCAAAGCGCTGAGCAGGCCTACAAGATAGTCACGGAAGAACAGATAACCCCTAGCGCTGACCAAGAGGTTGCGCTCGACCAAACACCGATTGAGACCGCTACTCGTTGGCAGCAAAAAGTGCAAGTGACCAAATCTCACTTGCTCTACGGCACATCACATATGCTACCGTTTATTGTTGCCGGGGGAGTATTGCTTTCTTTGTCCATCATGCTATCTGGCCACATCGGCCAACCTGAACAAGGCTTCTTGGCCGATGTCGCCCGTATGGGGATCGCAGGGCTTACTCTGTTTACCACGGTACTTGCAGGTTACATTGCCTACTCTATCGCTGATAAGCCAGGACTGGCACCAGGCATGATTGGTGGCTGGATAGGCGTGAATGATTACAACACTGGTTTTATCGGTGCGATTATCATCGGGTTTATTGCAGGGCTTA
It contains:
- the manA gene encoding mannose-6-phosphate isomerase, class I, which translates into the protein MQSTQFQLLDEHRPPFLAMHNVIQNYPWGSKTSLNSLFGLDNPKGEPQAELWMGAHPNGCSKVSYQGEQFSLAKFIQADPSGVLGEANQHFDGLPYLFKVLAAESALSIQVHPNKHQAESGFLREQQAIKPNEAALNYNDPNHKPELVFALTEYHALNGFRAFDEILHFFNLIAIEELQPIVTQFEGDMSSNGLAAFFSALLKLTPDRRSNALSQLIDFAHTQPNHDVFKLILELEKQYPGDIGLFAPLILNLVVLAPGEAMYLAAQTPHAYLRGTGLELMANSDNVLRAGLTNKHIDVDELVACTLFEEKPTHSMLIEPIIEKDQATYPVPANDFKFAVLSSPSSTQVTVTSPEILIALDEELVISHASGKESRFGKGESVFIPAYCKQYEISSIGRVARAYC
- a CDS encoding fructose-specific PTS transporter subunit EIIC codes for the protein MITKLINESLIHLNLQATSKDEVFDELIDVLFAQRKISDKQQFLADIQAREAQGNTGFEDGIAIPHAKSSAVIEPAVVIGVKQSGIEYGAEDGLPSKLFFMIASPDGGDNHHIEVLAELSSKLIEDGFVEAFMQASSPKQALDLLLDKPQQQEPTNVANKGLIIGVTGCPAGVAHTYLAAEALEKGAQSLGYEVIVETNGSIGVKNSPTAEQIESAEAIIVACDKQVDMARFAGKRLIQSDVKAPIRDAQGLITKALDAPTYQADNSQPQQSVASKATQARSDLYRYLMNGVSHMIPFVVTGGLLIALALAIGGEPTEAGMAIPPGSLWNQILDVGVVAFTLMIPILAGYIAYAIADRPALTPGLIGGWIANNGSFYGAEAGTGFIGAIVAGLLVGYFVKWITSINYHKFIQPLVPIMIAPITGSLFIAGAFIFVIGAPIANLMDGLTALLTSMSTGNVVLLGIVLGGMAGFDMGGPFNKVAFLFSVGMIASGQTQFMGAMACAIPVAPLGMALATVLGRKFELFESSEIEAGKAAGAMGLVGISEGAIPFAAQDPMSVIPANVLGSMVAAVMAFSIGITNSVAHGGPVVALLGAMNSPLQALLCMATGAVVTALVCIALKNLRKAKLSAAAA
- a CDS encoding AraC family transcriptional regulator codes for the protein MTFDALLSSILNEGEPLKNIWFAGDFHTPPKFSYQVNFPRLEIVLGGEYVNEMEDHDRKVVTRTATIGDALYIPPNCWNKPDWDNEVSVLSILFGRKQMGLSLVSKHKGETQFYDIQKHSIQTRSGFAIDNILEALNALAREPHKKPMDELLLKALLEYSKTMLASPQEHAQNRVTDLYQGICIYIQENFHRPICRDSIAARFNISSNHLSRMFRQQGHMTLADYITWVRVERAKFMLKKYSFKLSDVAQRCGFRDVNYFCRVFKSRTGKTPTQYRTAH
- a CDS encoding PTS sugar transporter subunit IIA, whose amino-acid sequence is MMFEYQITFIVADASANARLSPHLCKLARKFKSDLSILNLTRNRRASLSHSLAIMQAALVDGDLCQITAVGIDAELACFVLKDIIADHHTLIGSKVSYEFSSQLAQRVPALQLPIATQWSYAKAQTQLTKFAGLKAVAQLIYPTNPDELILAMIKREERSSTCVTAGIALPHVMFDDVDQINIAVISSDSPIDWDSRLGEVNLIIAIVMPTSPTRDQVMAATNLTRNLLTGDLAQRLLLTRSGIELQAILMYSMTRLLEA
- a CDS encoding PTS fructose transporter subunit IIB, whose translation is MKIVAVTACPTGIAHTYMAADALRKTAPKYDVQLKVETQGAMGIEDQLSPTDIAQAQKVLIVSDIEVEQSGRFEGMERVQIPIEEVLLDVDKVFIKHCRR